In one Sulfitobacter geojensis genomic region, the following are encoded:
- a CDS encoding invasion associated locus B family protein, whose translation MQFFSRLFVALALVLTLPASAQTSTDSDTAVAPAVPDSATVVNGQKFGAWSVSCVAIAVGKTDCTLTQRVLRAADKAFVADIVATRNPEGASFLIARVPVGVYLPTGFAMREAESDDEGAVLQFTWQTCNREFCEAVLQLEADQAQALSVEENAMVAAFRPSAQTEPFLFQFSLNGMAAGLDAVRP comes from the coding sequence ATGCAATTTTTCTCACGCCTCTTCGTTGCACTTGCCCTTGTTCTGACCTTGCCTGCCTCGGCCCAAACTTCCACCGATAGTGACACGGCGGTCGCGCCTGCTGTTCCCGACTCTGCGACTGTTGTGAACGGCCAAAAATTTGGCGCGTGGTCGGTCAGCTGTGTCGCCATTGCGGTCGGCAAGACGGATTGCACCCTGACCCAACGTGTTTTGCGCGCCGCCGACAAAGCGTTCGTGGCTGACATTGTGGCGACCCGTAATCCCGAGGGCGCCAGCTTTTTGATCGCACGGGTTCCGGTGGGGGTCTACCTGCCCACCGGTTTTGCCATGCGTGAAGCAGAAAGCGATGATGAGGGCGCCGTGTTGCAATTCACATGGCAGACTTGCAATCGTGAATTCTGCGAAGCGGTTTTGCAGTTAGAGGCGGATCAGGCGCAGGCCCTTTCGGTTGAAGAAAATGCCATGGTTGCTGCCTTCCGTCCCTCCGCCCAGACAGAGCCGTTCCTGTTCCAGTTCTCGCTGAACGGTATGGCGGC